The Bacteroidota bacterium genome includes the window CACAATGAAGTATAAAAAGTCCAGCTTACTTTATCAAAAGCACTGCTGTCAAAATTTCGAAACAACATGTAACTGGCAGCTCCTAGTCCCAATACAATTGGCACAAGCAATTTGCTTGGTTTTACCATATTGAGTAATTCGCTCGCTTTTCCCGACATGCAATTCGATTTCTATTAATTAATAGTTGTAAGGCTAAATAATTTTCACAAAGAAAACAAAATACACGATACTTGTGTTTTTGCTATGAGTTAATTTAAATAAACACTATGAAAAAAATTTATCACCTTGCCAATTGTACTACTTGCCAACGCATTTTAAAAGAAGTAAAGCCAGCTAAGGATGTGCTTTTGCAGGACATTAAAACCGAAGCAATTACAGCAGCACAGTTAGACGAAATGGCTAAGTTGACAGGTTTCTATGAAGCCTTGTTTAGCCGAATAGCACTTAAATACAGAGCTTTAAAACTCAATGAGAAAAAACTGAGCGAGGCTGATTACCGAAAATATATTTTGGAAGAATACACTTTTTTAAAGCGACCTGTAGCTATACTTGGAAAAAAAATATTTGTTGGCAATACGAAAGCAACAGTTGAAGCTTTGAAATTGGAGCTATCAAAGAAATAATTCTTTCTATTTTGACAGAAGTTGCAGGGCCTTGGTCTTGTCAATAACTAATTGAGCTTTCAGCGCTTCCAAGTGTTCAAATTTTTGTTCGTTGCGGATGCGTCCTACAAAGCTAACTGCAATATGTTGATCGTAAAGGCTGCCCTCAAAATCAAAAATATGTACTTCAATGCTTAAGGCTCCACCACCAACGGTTGGACGATTCCCAATGTTCATCATTCCCTTATAGTGATTATTGCCCTGCTGAATGCGAACGGCATACACACCAATTTGTGGGATGAGTTTGCGCCCTTCGTCAACCTGTATATTTGCCGTAGGAAAGCCAATAGTGCGGCCGCGCATTTGTCCTTTTATTACCTTCCCACTAATACTATAAGCATAACCTAAATATTCATTGGCCACTTCAATATTACCACTTTGTAATGCTTGGCGAATTTTTGAAGAACTCACAGCAACATGATCAATGTCTTGCACCGGAATTTCCTCCACATCAAAACCATATAATGGCCCAAATTCCTTTAAATGCTCAAAGCTGCCTTCACGGTTTCTGCCAAAATGATGATCGTGGCCAATCACCAATTTTTTAGCCCCCAGTTGTTTTACCAAAATACTACGCACAAACTCAAGTGAACTTATTCTTGAAAACTCTTTGGTAAAAGGAATAATTACCAGATGTTCCACCCCAAGATTGCGTAACAAAGCTATTTTTTCTTCTTGCGTATTCAATAAACGTAATTCATTGTCATCGGGAAACAACACCAATCGTGGATGTGGATGAAAAGTAAGGACTACTGTTTCGCCTTTATTGGCGGCAGCAATTGACTGCAATTGGGTAATTATTTTTTTGTGCCCGAAATGAACTCCATCAAAAGTACCGGTGGTTACAATGGCATTTGATAGGGTTGTAAAATCTTCTAATCGCTCGTAAACTTTCACGGGGGTTAAATACTTTGTGCAAAGTAAAACATAAAAATTGCTTTAATCAATTCTGTTTAATTTTCAGAGTTAAACAAGTTTACATTTCTAATTTATAAACTAGTAAAAGCTTAGTTCAGTTTAATTAAATCATTAATTTCAGATATAGTAATTTCAACAGTGTCCTTTATGCCCTTCCTAGTGTCCCTAGTGGTTAAGTAATAATGCTCTATAACTTTAAATGATTCGAAAAT containing:
- a CDS encoding bifunctional riboflavin kinase/FAD synthetase, with product MKVYERLEDFTTLSNAIVTTGTFDGVHFGHKKIITQLQSIAAANKGETVVLTFHPHPRLVLFPDDNELRLLNTQEEKIALLRNLGVEHLVIIPFTKEFSRISSLEFVRSILVKQLGAKKLVIGHDHHFGRNREGSFEHLKEFGPLYGFDVEEIPVQDIDHVAVSSSKIRQALQSGNIEVANEYLGYAYSISGKVIKGQMRGRTIGFPTANIQVDEGRKLIPQIGVYAVRIQQGNNHYKGMMNIGNRPTVGGGALSIEVHIFDFEGSLYDQHIAVSFVGRIRNEQKFEHLEALKAQLVIDKTKALQLLSK